The following proteins are co-located in the Flectobacillus major DSM 103 genome:
- a CDS encoding helix-turn-helix domain-containing protein, giving the protein MEISSKLILVTPEELVSLIQHSVRQVIAEQTPKSLGTADKPLSIDEASSFLNIPKSTLYQFTSSRKIPFQKIGKKILFFKADLIQWVESGKKKTRKEIEEEVFGKKGGLR; this is encoded by the coding sequence ATGGAAATATCCTCCAAATTAATCTTAGTAACTCCAGAAGAATTAGTATCACTAATTCAGCATTCCGTTCGCCAAGTCATTGCTGAGCAAACACCAAAATCTTTAGGAACAGCCGACAAGCCTTTGTCGATAGATGAAGCTTCTTCATTTTTAAATATTCCGAAATCAACACTGTATCAATTTACTTCCTCTAGGAAAATCCCTTTTCAAAAAATTGGCAAGAAGATTCTTTTCTTCAAAGCAGACCTTATCCAGTGGGTCGAATCTGGTAAAAAGAAAACTCGAAAGGAAATCGAAGAAGAGGTTTTTGGTAAGAAAGGAGGCTTACGATGA
- a CDS encoding caspase family protein, giving the protein MLLKSAIVCCFISLLLVSQTFAQKSPKYAFIVQNTKFDNDSWYKTGDLGSISESGQTISNLLTTQGFTNIVVRKNLTSDEFRNAFNKFISSLPPGATCVVYLCSHGNKVHDNSGDEKIADPNQNDTDDEVFVCKDTPYDSKSINTRQQTDDKGLFDYSPNAIIDDEIGRFNEKILEKIGKDGHYLLLADFCYSDRSEKGENKSANIVLKDASYFVEANSLLFIKKSLNTAPFIVMAASNQLMQVNTSPNRISYFVAAIQYAFEAIYPSDTPSYLSFYLKFRDYLKSIKKGSPSIQLKPDTKVAQLPMFKGESTFKGFMVLLKSNGSQPTGIKPPKTIKKAVGDEFQEVSFTLANPFLFEKGYTVNLFENSIKKAEGLVTDIEEDAIVIKFPQGIQAEKITSIHISERTKEAIKKFQAIQSREELGAVLKLFHNSSLAVEVKDCINQYELLADHTIRLNNNNNCLPSAAFKTLSLKDNISISVKIPDGYFYDIFDVTATNGVRSCYLMQDPNTDDTVPLFRTQQPDNNIFRSKITPPLGASALWVVMSDVAFDGHYLKEYLFDSDPKQNTPLQEYQKYQLWEIIKHIRYFHEIKYTVVEK; this is encoded by the coding sequence ATGCTACTTAAATCAGCCATTGTATGTTGTTTTATTAGTCTGTTGTTGGTATCGCAGACTTTTGCCCAAAAATCTCCTAAATATGCTTTTATTGTTCAGAATACTAAGTTTGATAATGACTCATGGTATAAGACTGGTGACTTGGGTTCTATTAGTGAGAGTGGACAAACTATCAGCAATCTTTTGACAACACAAGGCTTTACGAATATTGTTGTTAGGAAAAATTTAACATCAGATGAATTTAGAAACGCTTTTAATAAGTTTATCAGTAGTTTACCCCCAGGAGCAACCTGTGTAGTCTATCTTTGTTCACATGGTAATAAAGTTCATGATAATTCAGGGGATGAGAAAATAGCTGACCCGAATCAAAATGATACTGATGACGAAGTGTTTGTTTGTAAAGATACTCCATACGATTCAAAATCAATTAATACAAGACAGCAAACAGACGACAAAGGACTGTTTGACTATAGCCCCAATGCCATTATTGATGATGAAATAGGGCGTTTTAACGAAAAGATTTTAGAAAAAATAGGGAAAGATGGGCATTACCTATTGTTAGCTGATTTTTGTTATTCTGATAGGTCAGAAAAAGGGGAGAACAAGTCTGCGAATATTGTCCTAAAGGATGCTTCTTACTTCGTTGAAGCCAATAGCCTTCTTTTCATTAAAAAATCTCTGAACACTGCACCATTTATTGTGATGGCAGCATCAAATCAATTAATGCAGGTAAATACTTCCCCTAATCGCATAAGCTATTTTGTTGCAGCAATACAATATGCCTTTGAAGCAATCTATCCATCAGATACGCCAAGCTATCTATCATTCTATCTCAAATTTCGGGACTATTTAAAATCAATCAAGAAAGGAAGTCCAAGTATTCAGCTAAAACCTGATACAAAAGTAGCTCAATTGCCCATGTTTAAAGGAGAAAGTACCTTTAAAGGATTTATGGTACTGCTCAAGAGTAATGGCTCACAGCCTACTGGAATTAAACCTCCAAAGACAATTAAAAAAGCGGTGGGAGATGAATTTCAAGAGGTAAGCTTTACATTAGCAAACCCATTTTTATTTGAAAAAGGCTATACTGTTAACTTGTTTGAAAATAGCATAAAAAAAGCAGAAGGATTAGTTACAGACATTGAAGAAGATGCCATCGTAATCAAATTCCCACAAGGTATCCAAGCCGAAAAAATCACGTCTATTCACATCAGCGAACGTACTAAAGAAGCTATAAAAAAATTCCAAGCTATTCAATCAAGAGAAGAGCTTGGAGCAGTACTAAAACTGTTCCATAATTCGTCTTTAGCTGTTGAAGTGAAAGATTGTATCAATCAGTATGAACTTTTAGCAGACCATACAATACGTTTAAATAATAATAATAATTGTCTGCCCAGTGCTGCCTTTAAAACCCTTAGTTTAAAAGATAATATCAGTATTTCTGTAAAAATTCCCGATGGCTATTTTTATGATATTTTTGATGTAACAGCTACCAATGGTGTAAGAAGTTGTTACCTTATGCAAGACCCCAATACAGATGATACAGTTCCTTTATTTCGCACTCAACAACCTGACAATAATATATTTCGTTCCAAGATAACTCCACCGCTGGGTGCTTCTGCTTTATGGGTAGTCATGAGTGATGTTGCCTTTGATGGTCACTACCTTAAAGAGTATCTCTTTGATAGTGACCCCAAGCAAAACACCCCATTACAAGAATATCAAAAATATCAACTTTGGGAAATAATTAAACATATTCGCTATTTCCATGAGATAAAATATACCGTAGTGGAAAAATAA
- a CDS encoding tetratricopeptide repeat protein, giving the protein MKNTFLSLILLLLTFCTTIDTARAQKITPVAKATEPIVTKNTSNEELTLALVVGVSKYRTIQPNLQFAHQDAIDFANFLVSKVGGRVPEENIVLLKDTMATSSQIYRHLEDLKERALKTKAGKKVRIVLFFSMHGGAFIDPVGKAEKGYLLTYDTDRGFPTQSSIQFERLHQYTQRLLKRENTKVEVYIDACRAGLDITQKKEEAWASELSLKNWDNVLKIVSCSPREYSYESKQWNNGAFTYYLLRGLRGLADDEGNKDEKVSLYELTYFLAKHLEGDLGADNPQMPEKQGYGRLTLAKVDSVTLASIKSNIEIVNIGVFTNKSFVEKSINNMDKEIQRIYKRFTKNLYIGSMDLAVKNYELLAKKITEEKYLPIRGSIKRELIAELMDDSYRILSSYLVCDDRSTALKKINIKDLLKNLNYTLDLIGKHDFRYKSIVSEIKFFESLREIYNNNLGNAEQILTTILTQDTTAIYVYNDLAVLLEIKGYYDKALNILDKGLKIYPNWANLWSSKGIVLHESTRLEESIIAFNRAIALNRNIAESYYNKSVVLVKLEQYKEAIRVLDTAIYLKKDYALAYCNKGFALSKLGEYSKAVCYFDTALIYKQDLIEAYNNKGDCLVRLGRNDEAIIASDSAILINNRFISNYNKESYVGGNLNRYINSKFDSANVKINNGELIMSYNTKGVALINLGRFRESITAFDSVIALKKDFAGAYYAKGFALYNLRFYSDAIKEFDLAIAHKRNDVYVHGYKANAHYLLEHYAEAIATCDVAIALKKDYADGYIVKGYCFSKLNQDTEAIIAYDSAIAIYEKRLFSFAFNEFISDIHNSRGFSLCRLGRYAEAINAFEKSITLNPQQQNPYYNLSCLYSLQNQSKEALSYLEQALQKGYNDFAHIKEDTDLDNIRALPEFSALLKKYQK; this is encoded by the coding sequence ATGAAAAACACTTTTCTTAGCCTTATCCTCCTTTTACTCACATTTTGTACAACGATTGATACAGCCAGAGCTCAAAAAATAACGCCCGTAGCTAAAGCAACAGAACCCATAGTCACAAAAAACACCTCAAACGAAGAGCTTACACTTGCTTTAGTCGTTGGGGTTAGTAAGTACCGAACCATACAGCCGAATCTCCAATTTGCCCATCAAGACGCTATTGACTTTGCCAATTTTCTGGTTTCTAAAGTAGGGGGGCGTGTTCCTGAAGAGAATATTGTCTTACTCAAAGACACTATGGCTACGTCTTCACAGATATATAGACATTTGGAGGATTTGAAAGAGAGAGCTTTAAAAACAAAAGCTGGTAAAAAGGTTAGAATTGTACTCTTCTTTTCTATGCACGGAGGAGCTTTTATAGACCCAGTAGGAAAGGCAGAAAAAGGCTATTTGTTGACTTATGATACCGATAGGGGTTTTCCTACACAATCGAGTATTCAGTTTGAAAGACTTCATCAATACACCCAAAGGTTATTGAAACGAGAAAATACGAAAGTGGAGGTATATATTGATGCTTGTAGAGCAGGCTTAGATATAACTCAGAAAAAAGAAGAGGCTTGGGCTTCCGAGTTGTCGTTGAAAAATTGGGATAATGTGCTAAAAATAGTGTCTTGTAGCCCTCGTGAATACTCTTATGAAAGTAAGCAATGGAACAATGGGGCTTTTACTTACTACTTACTAAGAGGCTTAAGAGGGCTGGCAGATGATGAAGGCAATAAAGATGAGAAGGTAAGTTTATATGAATTAACGTATTTCTTAGCCAAGCACTTAGAAGGTGATTTGGGGGCAGATAACCCCCAAATGCCAGAAAAACAAGGCTATGGACGTTTGACCTTAGCAAAGGTTGATTCTGTTACCTTAGCAAGTATTAAATCCAATATTGAAATAGTAAATATTGGAGTTTTTACGAATAAGTCTTTTGTTGAAAAGAGTATCAATAACATGGACAAAGAAATCCAGCGTATCTACAAACGTTTTACTAAAAACCTATACATAGGTTCTATGGATTTAGCTGTTAAAAATTATGAATTATTAGCTAAAAAAATTACAGAGGAAAAATATTTGCCTATTAGAGGTTCTATTAAACGAGAGTTAATAGCTGAGTTGATGGATGATAGTTATCGTATTCTATCATCTTATTTAGTTTGCGATGATAGAAGCACAGCATTAAAAAAAATAAATATTAAAGATTTGCTTAAAAATTTAAATTATACTTTAGACTTAATTGGGAAACATGATTTTAGATATAAGAGTATAGTTTCTGAAATAAAATTCTTTGAAAGCTTACGAGAAATTTACAATAACAATTTAGGTAATGCAGAACAGATATTGACTACCATTTTGACACAAGATACTACTGCCATATACGTGTACAATGATTTAGCCGTGTTACTTGAAATTAAAGGCTATTATGACAAAGCTTTAAATATCCTTGACAAAGGATTAAAGATTTACCCAAATTGGGCTAATCTTTGGAGTAGTAAAGGGATAGTTTTACATGAATCAACCCGATTGGAAGAGTCAATAATAGCTTTTAATCGTGCAATAGCTCTAAATAGAAATATTGCAGAATCGTATTACAATAAAAGTGTTGTGTTAGTAAAGTTAGAACAATATAAAGAAGCAATAAGAGTGTTGGATACTGCAATTTATTTAAAAAAAGACTATGCACTTGCTTACTGCAACAAAGGATTTGCACTGTCTAAATTAGGAGAGTACTCAAAAGCTGTGTGCTATTTTGACACTGCATTAATATATAAACAAGATTTAATTGAAGCATATAATAATAAAGGGGATTGTTTAGTGAGGTTAGGGCGTAATGACGAAGCAATAATAGCTTCCGACTCTGCTATTCTCATAAATAATAGATTTATATCAAATTATAACAAAGAGTCTTATGTTGGAGGAAACTTAAATCGGTATATTAATTCTAAATTCGACTCTGCTAATGTGAAGATTAATAATGGTGAACTTATAATGTCATATAATACTAAGGGGGTAGCACTCATTAACTTAGGTCGGTTTAGGGAGTCAATTACTGCGTTTGATTCAGTTATAGCATTAAAAAAAGACTTTGCGGGTGCATACTATGCAAAAGGATTTGCTTTATATAATTTAAGGTTTTATTCCGATGCAATTAAAGAATTTGATTTGGCAATAGCTCATAAAAGAAACGATGTATATGTGCATGGTTATAAAGCAAATGCACACTACCTTTTAGAACACTATGCTGAAGCAATTGCTACATGTGATGTAGCGATTGCATTAAAAAAAGATTATGCTGATGGATATATTGTGAAAGGTTATTGCTTTTCTAAATTAAACCAAGATACAGAGGCAATTATCGCTTATGATTCAGCGATTGCAATTTATGAGAAGCGGTTATTCTCATTTGCATTTAATGAATTTATATCAGATATTCATAATAGCCGAGGATTCTCTCTATGTAGATTAGGACGATACGCAGAAGCAATAAATGCTTTTGAAAAATCAATCACATTAAATCCTCAGCAACAAAATCCCTACTATAACCTATCATGCCTGTATTCCCTACAAAACCAAAGTAAAGAAGCCTTGTCTTATCTTGAGCAAGCCTTGCAAAAAGGCTATAACGATTTTGCCCATATCAAAGAAGATACAGATTTAGATAATATTCGGGCTTTGCCAGAGTTTAGTGCGTTGCTCAAAAAATATCAAAAATAG
- a CDS encoding DUF4248 domain-containing protein, whose protein sequence is MNRTELARKYKVSLPTFNKWLGLISNLVLIENQRIFTPKQVELIINHLGEPPD, encoded by the coding sequence ATGAATAGAACGGAGTTAGCTCGAAAATATAAGGTAAGCCTACCTACTTTTAATAAATGGCTTGGATTAATCTCGAATCTTGTTCTGATTGAAAATCAAAGGATATTCACTCCTAAGCAAGTGGAGTTAATCATAAACCATCTAGGAGAGCCCCCTGACTGA
- the avs2 gene encoding AVAST type 2 anti-phage system protein Avs2, which translates to MEEKVKVENSKNVIVNSEINAVDVHIGDKIYNTPKLELNKQWFENLLTKSINNLGERYSEELNFDLPIASVFNGIARNQKFKNELKEKVKIVLNKIGDLIKILKRSKVLNENLSKNIQELESKSIEINNWYKSIKWDDGGSLQYKVINSLINSLLKLVSEIQAIFDDLEALEPIPTNNYQSLKYNDEQYYLRQISTTGYQFGRFLDFNIFQLAERPYLLLSGDGGHGKSHLLADVARNHQSNGGFSILLLGQYFYKGEVWSEIFKQLSISTFHTKDELLTLLNEIGKVSGKRLLFFIDALNEGEGKTIWKSQLSGFLEDFKKYSWLGVIVSVRSTFLSLVVPENLRKDSNTLVHITHQGFRGYEYQASKRFFQYFGLQAPKIPLLTPEFTNPLFLLLFCKGLKKNGYTHIPEGMNGISKIIQFFFQGINKSLFDKFEFEPKINLANKCAESFAQSLSEQKQTFMNYDTAFLLLNNVVKTYFPFVQNCNILTELISEGLFKENVRYNRDNRETECVIEFNYERFGDYIITNLLVDKYIDPKNPSLAFKRNGNLSFVLESPNSYNEGIIEALSVILPEKISKELFEVVPKKYYSVESISHGFIKSLIWRREDTITGKSLEFTDVVQKNGFVREYVEVMISVCSNDKHLFNANHLHKILVNKTLPQRDDVWTTFINSQYSPQVDEEYEIGVIQRLVDWAWSEDNKSYLSEESIYLSAKTVTWFLTSPNRFLRDSSTKGLVCLLTNNLPIACRLIDDFKDINDPYILERLLAGCYGAIVRSEVNEMSKDLAQKVFDTFFIYGEPPVHLLTREYTRGICEFAIHHKLEIIGNVNFIYPPYKSVWEDPKMTAENCVKKYKIKNFVYDTATREDRGQNKLVLSTSDDFYDFNKYEIGRGSEFSAIEINSEKNYNDFYNSLTKNQRQLLNICKDCFKLFLNHPKTTEWEDRTLKILRVAEEYLLKILSESEVVKYKQVARPFFEAKFLSNVNRWNNMSEFSNDKMVSFILGRIFELGWTKELFGSFDSSYDEYERKNIHIQSIGEKYRWIAYYECLARIADNFLYRNRWNDEEKESPLLGAWQIDKRDIDPTITSRPIKIDTWKEYKKTWWFNLQYNNWNHSNWYKKEDDLPNINTLIQVKDSIGRSWVMVQGFPHWKNKEDENEYDDTDVKSVRKELWFHLRSYLI; encoded by the coding sequence ATGGAGGAAAAGGTAAAAGTTGAAAATTCTAAAAATGTTATTGTTAATAGTGAAATCAACGCTGTTGACGTACATATCGGAGATAAAATATACAATACACCCAAACTTGAACTAAATAAGCAATGGTTTGAAAATTTATTGACTAAAAGTATCAATAATCTTGGAGAACGATATTCTGAAGAGTTGAATTTTGATTTACCTATTGCTTCGGTATTTAATGGGATAGCTAGAAATCAAAAATTTAAAAATGAACTTAAAGAAAAGGTCAAGATAGTTTTAAACAAAATTGGTGATTTAATAAAAATTCTTAAACGTTCGAAAGTTCTTAATGAAAACCTATCAAAAAATATTCAAGAGCTTGAAAGTAAGAGTATTGAAATAAATAATTGGTATAAAAGTATAAAATGGGATGATGGGGGAAGCCTCCAATATAAAGTCATCAATTCATTAATCAATAGTTTGCTCAAACTGGTGTCAGAAATTCAAGCCATTTTTGATGATTTAGAAGCATTAGAACCAATCCCAACAAACAACTATCAATCTCTAAAATATAACGATGAGCAATACTATCTTCGGCAAATATCAACTACAGGTTATCAATTTGGAAGATTTTTAGACTTCAATATATTTCAATTAGCTGAAAGACCTTATTTATTACTATCAGGAGATGGAGGACATGGAAAATCACACCTTTTGGCAGATGTAGCCAGAAATCACCAATCCAATGGAGGATTTAGTATTTTATTGTTAGGTCAATATTTTTATAAGGGTGAAGTATGGTCTGAAATCTTCAAACAGTTAAGTATTTCTACATTTCATACTAAAGATGAATTACTAACACTTCTGAATGAAATAGGAAAGGTATCTGGAAAAAGATTATTATTTTTCATTGATGCTTTGAATGAAGGAGAGGGTAAAACAATATGGAAAAGTCAATTATCTGGATTTTTGGAAGACTTTAAAAAGTATTCATGGTTAGGAGTTATCGTAAGTGTTCGGAGTACATTTTTATCCTTAGTCGTACCAGAAAATTTACGTAAAGATAGTAATACATTAGTACATATTACCCATCAAGGTTTCAGAGGATATGAGTATCAAGCATCCAAAAGATTTTTTCAATATTTCGGATTGCAAGCTCCTAAAATCCCATTATTAACCCCAGAATTTACGAATCCATTATTTCTACTTCTTTTTTGTAAAGGTTTGAAAAAAAATGGATATACCCATATTCCAGAAGGAATGAATGGAATATCAAAAATTATCCAGTTTTTCTTTCAAGGTATCAACAAATCACTTTTCGATAAATTCGAGTTTGAACCTAAAATTAATCTTGCTAATAAATGTGCAGAAAGTTTCGCACAATCACTTTCGGAGCAAAAACAAACCTTTATGAATTATGATACTGCATTTCTATTATTGAATAATGTAGTTAAAACCTACTTCCCTTTTGTTCAAAATTGTAATATTCTAACTGAGTTAATTTCAGAGGGATTGTTTAAAGAAAATGTAAGGTACAATCGTGATAATAGAGAGACAGAGTGTGTTATTGAATTTAACTATGAAAGATTTGGAGACTACATAATCACTAATCTTTTGGTAGATAAATACATCGACCCAAAGAACCCTTCCTTAGCATTTAAGAGAAATGGAAACTTATCATTCGTATTAGAAAGCCCTAATTCCTACAATGAGGGTATTATAGAGGCACTATCAGTTATTTTACCTGAAAAAATCAGTAAGGAACTTTTTGAAGTAGTCCCCAAAAAGTATTATTCTGTGGAGTCTATTTCTCATGGATTTATCAAGAGCTTAATTTGGAGGAGAGAAGATACAATCACAGGAAAATCACTTGAATTTACAGACGTAGTTCAAAAAAATGGATTTGTCAGGGAATATGTTGAAGTAATGATTTCTGTATGTTCAAATGATAAACATTTATTTAATGCTAATCATCTACATAAAATACTTGTCAATAAAACACTTCCTCAGAGAGATGATGTATGGACTACGTTTATTAATTCCCAATATAGCCCACAAGTAGATGAAGAATATGAAATAGGAGTAATACAACGCCTTGTAGATTGGGCATGGTCAGAAGATAATAAATCATACTTATCAGAGGAATCTATTTATCTTTCTGCCAAAACAGTTACATGGTTTTTGACCTCTCCAAATCGCTTTCTTAGAGATTCTTCAACCAAAGGATTAGTGTGCTTACTGACCAACAATTTACCAATCGCTTGCCGACTAATTGATGATTTTAAAGACATAAATGACCCGTATATTCTTGAAAGGTTATTAGCTGGATGCTATGGAGCAATAGTTAGGTCTGAAGTAAATGAGATGTCAAAAGATTTAGCTCAGAAAGTCTTTGATACCTTTTTTATATATGGAGAACCACCTGTACATCTACTCACGAGAGAATATACAAGAGGTATATGTGAGTTTGCAATACATCACAAATTGGAAATAATTGGAAACGTTAACTTTATCTACCCACCCTATAAAAGTGTTTGGGAAGACCCAAAAATGACAGCTGAAAATTGTGTAAAAAAATATAAAATAAAAAACTTTGTGTATGATACTGCAACTAGAGAAGATAGAGGTCAAAATAAGTTAGTTCTTTCGACTAGTGATGATTTTTATGATTTTAATAAATATGAAATTGGCAGAGGATCTGAGTTCTCAGCAATAGAGATTAATTCCGAAAAAAATTATAATGATTTTTACAATTCACTTACAAAAAATCAGAGGCAGTTATTAAACATATGCAAGGATTGCTTTAAACTCTTTCTAAATCATCCCAAAACTACAGAATGGGAAGATAGAACATTAAAGATTTTAAGAGTAGCAGAGGAATATCTTTTGAAAATTTTATCAGAAAGCGAAGTTGTAAAATACAAACAAGTTGCTCGCCCTTTTTTTGAAGCAAAGTTCTTATCAAATGTTAATAGGTGGAACAATATGTCTGAATTCAGTAATGATAAAATGGTTTCTTTTATTTTGGGTAGGATTTTTGAGTTAGGCTGGACAAAAGAGCTTTTTGGTAGTTTTGATTCTAGTTACGATGAATATGAAAGAAAAAATATCCATATTCAAAGTATCGGCGAAAAGTATAGATGGATAGCATATTATGAATGTTTGGCAAGGATAGCCGACAATTTTCTTTATAGGAATAGGTGGAATGATGAAGAAAAGGAATCTCCTTTATTGGGAGCATGGCAAATTGATAAAAGAGATATTGACCCAACTATTACTTCTAGACCTATAAAAATAGACACATGGAAAGAATATAAAAAAACATGGTGGTTCAATCTTCAATATAATAATTGGAATCACTCCAACTGGTATAAAAAAGAGGATGATTTGCCAAATATTAATACTTTGATACAAGTAAAAGATAGCATTGGAAGGTCATGGGTAATGGTTCAAGGATTTCCTCATTGGAAAAATAAGGAAGATGAAAATGAGTATGATGACACCGATGTGAAATCTGTTAGAAAGGAGTTATGGTTTCATTTACGGTCTTATTTGATATAA